One window of the Rosa rugosa chromosome 3, drRosRugo1.1, whole genome shotgun sequence genome contains the following:
- the LOC133740551 gene encoding uncharacterized protein LOC133740551 — protein MILLALLVQRYVPLGASVADLYAGAGVIRLSLAATRKCRSVRCIEINKESKLSFEKTVARLPNIVDSSISWHHADTSKLRHRRGKSETTRAQYINTKDVRLTISTWNVAGRVPDENLDIDDWISSEEPSDIYMFNGMAELSMTIAKLPVFYKHRKLLFFPPWAYALPAWLLKIPLTCVEVGVWVFITYYVIGFDPNVGR, from the exons ATGATTTTACTTGCATTGTTAGTTCAAAGGTATGTCCCTCTTGGAGCATCTGTTGCTGATTTGTATGCAGGAGCAGGTGTTATCAGATTATCATTGGCTGCTACAAGAAAATGCAG GTCTGTGAGATGCATTGAGATTAACAAAGAATCAAAGCTATCCTTTGAGAAGACGGTTGCCCGCCTGCCAAACATAGTAGATAGCAGCATCAGCTGGCATCATGCAGACACTTCTAAG TTAAGACATAGGAGAGGAAAATCAGAAACTACTCGTGCTCAGTACATAAACACAAAGGATGTGAG GCTGACAATAAGCACTTGGAATGTTGCTGGAAGAGTTCCGGATGAAAACCTTGATATTGATGATTGGATTTCTTCAGAAGAGCCATCAGATATCTACATGTTCAATGGAATGGCAGAGCTTTCGATGACTATAGCCAAGCTTCCAGTGTTTTATAAGCACAGAAAGTTGCTCTTCTTTCCACCATGGGCATATGCACTTCCGGCATGGCTCCTCAAGATCCCTCTCACCTGTGTTGAAGTTGGTGTTTGGGTATTTATCACCTATTATGTCATTGGCTTTGATCCAAATGTTGGAAGGTAA
- the LOC133741425 gene encoding sterol 3-beta-glucosyltransferase UGT80A2-like — protein sequence MVKNKGFLPSGPSEIPIQRNQIKEIIYSLLPACKELDVDSGIPFKADAIIANPPAYGHTHVAEALKIPLHIFFTMPWTPTSEFPHPLSRVKQQIGYRLSYQIVDSLIWLGIRDMINDVRKKKLKLRPVTYLSGSQGSESDVPHGYIWSPHLVPKPKGTLPCTSIFNHLEFLG from the exons ATGGTTAAAAATAAAGGCTTCTTGCCGTCAGGTCCTTCGGAGATTCCTATTCAGCGTAACCAAATAAAGGAAATTATATATTCCTTACTTCCAGCTTGCAAAGAGCTTGATGTAGATTCTGGTATTCCCTTTAAAGCGGATGCAATTATTGCAAACCCCCCAGCATATG GGCATACTCATGTGGCGGAGGCACTGAAAATACCTCTTCATATATTTTTTACAATGCCATGGAC GCCAACAAGTGAATTTCCACATCCCTTGTCCCGCGTTAAACAACAAATTGGATATAGG ctatcGTATCAAATTGTTGACTCCTTAATATGGCTTGGAATACGGGACATGATTAATGATGTTCggaagaaaaaattgaaattacgACCCGTCACATATTTAAGTGGTTCACAAGGCTCCGAGTCTGATGTCCCACATGGATACATATGGAGTCCTCATCTTGTTCCCAAACCAAAAGGTACTTTACCTTGCACTTCCATTTTTAACCATTTGGAGTTCCTTGGGTGA